In one window of Arachis ipaensis cultivar K30076 chromosome B06, Araip1.1, whole genome shotgun sequence DNA:
- the LOC107645543 gene encoding cystathionine beta-lyase, chloroplastic isoform X1 produces MISSSISLRPFLHSIVLHHHHQRTTASNSWACLAFENSANFGTKRVIFAKGFRLNCLVDKVMDGTTSSLVNDAVDCFAEEEILEPNISTLVMNFENESDPFGAVSNPLYQTATFKQPNAIENGPYDYTRSGNPTRDALESLLAKLDKGDRALCFTSGMAALSAVSHLVQAGEEIVAGDDLYGGTDRLLSRVTPKNGIVVKRVNTTDLNEVASAIGPRTKLVWLESPTNPRLQITDIRKISEMAHAHGALVLVDNSIMSPVLSRPLELGADIVMHSATKFISGHSDIMAGVLAVKDERLGKELYFLQNAEGSGLAPFDCWLCMRGIKTMSLRVEKQQDNAQKIAEFLASHPLVKKVNYAGLPGHPGHDLHYSQAKGAGSVLSFLTGSLALSKHIVETTKYFSITVSFGSVKSLISLPCFMSHASIPSVVREERGLTEDLVRISVGIEDVNDLISDLDNALRTGPV; encoded by the exons ATGATTTCTTCATCCATCTCTCTCAGACCCTTCCTTCACTCCATTGTTCTTCATCACCACCATCAG AGAACAACTGCTTCAAACAGTTGGGCCTGCTTGGCTTTTGAGAATTCAGCAAATTTCGGCACAAAGAGAGTGATCTTTGCAAAGGGTTTCAGGCTGAATTGCTTGGTTGATAAAGTGATGGATGGGACCACATCATCTTTGGTGAATGATGCAGTGGATTGTTTTGCTG AAGAGGAAATTTTGGAGCCTAATATCTCAACATTGGTTATGAATTTCGAGAATGAGTCTGATCCTTTTGGAGCAGTCAGTAATCCGCTCTATCAGACTGCTACTTTTAAGCAG CCTAATGCAATAGAAAATGGTCCCTATGATTATACCAGAAGTGGAAATCCCACTCGAGATGCTTTAGAAAG TTTGTTGGCGAAACTTGATAAGGGGGATAGAGCCCTATGCTTCACCAGTGGAATGGCTGCTCTGAGTGCTGTTTCTCATCTTGTTCAAGCTG GTGAGGAAATTGTTGCTGGAGATGATCTATATGGTGGAACAGACAGGTTGCTGTCCCGAGTAACTCCAAAGAATGGCATTGTGGTCAA ACGGGTAAATACAACTGATCTTAATGAGGTTGCATCTGCTATTGGACCCCGGACTAAGCTTGTGTGGCTTGAGAGCCCAACCAATCCTCGACTACAAATTACTGATATTCGA AAAATATCTGAGATGGCTCATGCACATGGTGCTCTGGTGTTGGTGGATAATAGTATAATGTCACCTGTGTTGTCTCGGCCATTAGAACTTGGAGCAG ATATTGTTATGCACTCAGCTACCAAATTTATTTCTGGACATAGCGATATTATGGCTGGTGTGCTTGCTGTGAAAGATGAAAG GTTGGGAAAAGAGTTATATTTCTTGCAAAATGCAGAGGGTTCAGGCTTGGCTCCATTTGACTGTTGGCTCTGTATGCGAGGAATCAAGACGATGTCCCTGCGAGTTGAGAAACAACAG GATAATGCTCAGAAGATTGCCGAGTTCCTTGCCTCCCATCCTCTAGTGAAGAAAGTAAACTATGCTGGTCTGCCTGGTCATCCTGGACACGATTTACACTACTCGCAG GCAAAAGGTGCAGGATCTGTGCTTAGCTTTTTAACAGGTTCCCTGGCACTCTCAAAGCATATTGTTGAAACTACCAAGTACTTCAGCATAACTGTCAGTTTCG GAAGTGTGAAGTCCCTCATCAGTTTGCCGTGTTTCATGTCGCACGCAAGCATACCATCGGTGGTTCGTGAAGAAAGAGGCTTAACCGAAGATCTAGTGCGCATATCTGTGGGGATTGAGGATGTGAATGATCTCATTTCTGATCTAGACAATGCCCTTAGAACTGGCCCTGTGTAA
- the LOC107645543 gene encoding cystathionine beta-lyase, chloroplastic isoform X2 → MDGTTSSLVNDAVDCFAEEEILEPNISTLVMNFENESDPFGAVSNPLYQTATFKQPNAIENGPYDYTRSGNPTRDALESLLAKLDKGDRALCFTSGMAALSAVSHLVQAGEEIVAGDDLYGGTDRLLSRVTPKNGIVVKRVNTTDLNEVASAIGPRTKLVWLESPTNPRLQITDIRKISEMAHAHGALVLVDNSIMSPVLSRPLELGADIVMHSATKFISGHSDIMAGVLAVKDERLGKELYFLQNAEGSGLAPFDCWLCMRGIKTMSLRVEKQQDNAQKIAEFLASHPLVKKVNYAGLPGHPGHDLHYSQAKGAGSVLSFLTGSLALSKHIVETTKYFSITVSFGSVKSLISLPCFMSHASIPSVVREERGLTEDLVRISVGIEDVNDLISDLDNALRTGPV, encoded by the exons ATGGATGGGACCACATCATCTTTGGTGAATGATGCAGTGGATTGTTTTGCTG AAGAGGAAATTTTGGAGCCTAATATCTCAACATTGGTTATGAATTTCGAGAATGAGTCTGATCCTTTTGGAGCAGTCAGTAATCCGCTCTATCAGACTGCTACTTTTAAGCAG CCTAATGCAATAGAAAATGGTCCCTATGATTATACCAGAAGTGGAAATCCCACTCGAGATGCTTTAGAAAG TTTGTTGGCGAAACTTGATAAGGGGGATAGAGCCCTATGCTTCACCAGTGGAATGGCTGCTCTGAGTGCTGTTTCTCATCTTGTTCAAGCTG GTGAGGAAATTGTTGCTGGAGATGATCTATATGGTGGAACAGACAGGTTGCTGTCCCGAGTAACTCCAAAGAATGGCATTGTGGTCAA ACGGGTAAATACAACTGATCTTAATGAGGTTGCATCTGCTATTGGACCCCGGACTAAGCTTGTGTGGCTTGAGAGCCCAACCAATCCTCGACTACAAATTACTGATATTCGA AAAATATCTGAGATGGCTCATGCACATGGTGCTCTGGTGTTGGTGGATAATAGTATAATGTCACCTGTGTTGTCTCGGCCATTAGAACTTGGAGCAG ATATTGTTATGCACTCAGCTACCAAATTTATTTCTGGACATAGCGATATTATGGCTGGTGTGCTTGCTGTGAAAGATGAAAG GTTGGGAAAAGAGTTATATTTCTTGCAAAATGCAGAGGGTTCAGGCTTGGCTCCATTTGACTGTTGGCTCTGTATGCGAGGAATCAAGACGATGTCCCTGCGAGTTGAGAAACAACAG GATAATGCTCAGAAGATTGCCGAGTTCCTTGCCTCCCATCCTCTAGTGAAGAAAGTAAACTATGCTGGTCTGCCTGGTCATCCTGGACACGATTTACACTACTCGCAG GCAAAAGGTGCAGGATCTGTGCTTAGCTTTTTAACAGGTTCCCTGGCACTCTCAAAGCATATTGTTGAAACTACCAAGTACTTCAGCATAACTGTCAGTTTCG GAAGTGTGAAGTCCCTCATCAGTTTGCCGTGTTTCATGTCGCACGCAAGCATACCATCGGTGGTTCGTGAAGAAAGAGGCTTAACCGAAGATCTAGTGCGCATATCTGTGGGGATTGAGGATGTGAATGATCTCATTTCTGATCTAGACAATGCCCTTAGAACTGGCCCTGTGTAA